TGCGGCGGGTCCGTTCTCGTCCATCTAGCCCTCCCCGTGGGTCCCGGTCACGTCACAGTCTATAGAGCCGCGAGCCAGCCTGACCACGACGCCGTCCCCGGCCGAGACGCGCTCCGCGTCGCGGAGCACGCCGCCGTCAGGCCC
The window above is part of the Actinomycetota bacterium genome. Proteins encoded here:
- a CDS encoding exodeoxyribonuclease VII large subunit codes for the protein VDLAGEVDTLRERVELLGARAGDLSPLGMLERGYAACFGPDGGVLRDAERVSAGDGVVVRLARGSIDCDVTGTHGEG